A genomic stretch from Larimichthys crocea isolate SSNF chromosome XXII, L_crocea_2.0, whole genome shotgun sequence includes:
- the LOC104934409 gene encoding beta-crystallin A1 isoform X1, which translates to MSVQFHSGFPKIATGTTEKNNKMAQMNPMPMGPWKITVYDQEYFQGRRMEFTACCQNIMECGMENIRSLKVECGAWVGYEHSSFCGQQFVLEKGDYPRFEAYSGSNSYRIERMISFRPICCASHKESRMTIFEMENMMGRQFELCDDYPSLQAMGWMCNEVGSMHVQCGAFVCYQYPGYRGYQYIMECDCRGGEYKCYREFGSHSQTPQIQSIRRIQH; encoded by the exons ATGAGTGTGCAGTTTCATTCAG GTTTTCCAAAAATAGCAACAG GTactactgaaaaaaacaacaaaatggctCAGATGAATCCTATGCCCATGGGACCATGGAAG ATCACTGTGTACGATCAGGAGTACTTCCAGGGCAGGCGTATGGAGTTCACCGCCTGCTGCCAGAACATCATGGAGTGTGGCATGGAGAACATCCGTTCCCTGAAGGTTGAGTGTGGCGC CTGGGTGGGCTACGAGCACTCCAGCTTCTGTGGCCAGCAGTTTGTCCTGGAGAAGGGAGACTACCCCCGTTTTGAGGCCTACAGTGGCAGCAACTCTTACCGCATTGAGAGGATGATCTCCTTCAGGCCCATCTGCTGTGCT AGCCACAAGGAGTCCCGCATGACCATCTTCGAGATGGAGAACATGATGGGTCGTCAGTTCGAGCTGTGTGACGATTACCCCTCTCTGCAGGCCATGGGATGGATGTGCAACGAGGTTGGATCCATGCACGTTCAGTGTGGAGC CTTTGTGTGCTACCAGTACCCTGGATACCGTGGCTACCAGTACATCATGGAGTGTGACTGTCGCGGAGGAGAGTACAAGTGTTACCGCGAGTTTGGCTCCCACTCCCAGACTCCTCAGATTCAGTCCATCAGGAGGATCCAGCACTAA
- the LOC104934409 gene encoding beta-crystallin A1 isoform X2, which translates to MSVQFHSGTTEKNNKMAQMNPMPMGPWKITVYDQEYFQGRRMEFTACCQNIMECGMENIRSLKVECGAWVGYEHSSFCGQQFVLEKGDYPRFEAYSGSNSYRIERMISFRPICCASHKESRMTIFEMENMMGRQFELCDDYPSLQAMGWMCNEVGSMHVQCGAFVCYQYPGYRGYQYIMECDCRGGEYKCYREFGSHSQTPQIQSIRRIQH; encoded by the exons ATGAGTGTGCAGTTTCATTCAG GTactactgaaaaaaacaacaaaatggctCAGATGAATCCTATGCCCATGGGACCATGGAAG ATCACTGTGTACGATCAGGAGTACTTCCAGGGCAGGCGTATGGAGTTCACCGCCTGCTGCCAGAACATCATGGAGTGTGGCATGGAGAACATCCGTTCCCTGAAGGTTGAGTGTGGCGC CTGGGTGGGCTACGAGCACTCCAGCTTCTGTGGCCAGCAGTTTGTCCTGGAGAAGGGAGACTACCCCCGTTTTGAGGCCTACAGTGGCAGCAACTCTTACCGCATTGAGAGGATGATCTCCTTCAGGCCCATCTGCTGTGCT AGCCACAAGGAGTCCCGCATGACCATCTTCGAGATGGAGAACATGATGGGTCGTCAGTTCGAGCTGTGTGACGATTACCCCTCTCTGCAGGCCATGGGATGGATGTGCAACGAGGTTGGATCCATGCACGTTCAGTGTGGAGC CTTTGTGTGCTACCAGTACCCTGGATACCGTGGCTACCAGTACATCATGGAGTGTGACTGTCGCGGAGGAGAGTACAAGTGTTACCGCGAGTTTGGCTCCCACTCCCAGACTCCTCAGATTCAGTCCATCAGGAGGATCCAGCACTAA
- the LOC104934409 gene encoding beta-crystallin A1 isoform X3 — protein MAQMNPMPMGPWKITVYDQEYFQGRRMEFTACCQNIMECGMENIRSLKVECGAWVGYEHSSFCGQQFVLEKGDYPRFEAYSGSNSYRIERMISFRPICCASHKESRMTIFEMENMMGRQFELCDDYPSLQAMGWMCNEVGSMHVQCGAFVCYQYPGYRGYQYIMECDCRGGEYKCYREFGSHSQTPQIQSIRRIQH, from the exons atggctCAGATGAATCCTATGCCCATGGGACCATGGAAG ATCACTGTGTACGATCAGGAGTACTTCCAGGGCAGGCGTATGGAGTTCACCGCCTGCTGCCAGAACATCATGGAGTGTGGCATGGAGAACATCCGTTCCCTGAAGGTTGAGTGTGGCGC CTGGGTGGGCTACGAGCACTCCAGCTTCTGTGGCCAGCAGTTTGTCCTGGAGAAGGGAGACTACCCCCGTTTTGAGGCCTACAGTGGCAGCAACTCTTACCGCATTGAGAGGATGATCTCCTTCAGGCCCATCTGCTGTGCT AGCCACAAGGAGTCCCGCATGACCATCTTCGAGATGGAGAACATGATGGGTCGTCAGTTCGAGCTGTGTGACGATTACCCCTCTCTGCAGGCCATGGGATGGATGTGCAACGAGGTTGGATCCATGCACGTTCAGTGTGGAGC CTTTGTGTGCTACCAGTACCCTGGATACCGTGGCTACCAGTACATCATGGAGTGTGACTGTCGCGGAGGAGAGTACAAGTGTTACCGCGAGTTTGGCTCCCACTCCCAGACTCCTCAGATTCAGTCCATCAGGAGGATCCAGCACTAA